A stretch of Phragmites australis chromosome 12, lpPhrAust1.1, whole genome shotgun sequence DNA encodes these proteins:
- the LOC133886191 gene encoding wall-associated receptor kinase 2-like, which yields MACHAVLAPLLWLSAALAALRLPAAAGAGGPLPPPSEGCLRQCGSVDIPFPFGHGPPHCMLPGFLIECRDTGNGSHKPFLGTSNVEVISISLPLGQAQVLNYISSYCYDAASGKMKPSEWYWNLTGTPYTLSDTANKFTVLGCRTLAYIGDSMDDAATYMTGCVAMCRLPDLTALRNDSCSGMGCCQTAIPKGLKYYQVWFDQRLSTSENHNASPCSYAVLMESSNFTFSTSYLTTSELHGGQVPVVLDWAIGHDDCDACVSSNSQCFSAAGRRGYICNCTEGFQGNPYLPDGCQDINECDDPATYSCFGNCINTNGTFNCSCPVGTRGNASIEDGCQKDPFPPRARLAVGIVAGLLVALIAFLATEVLLHKRSNKRQGYFEEHGGQMLSQILKTEGNITFTFYDRGDIVKATRSFHKANIVGEGAHGTVYKAIIGVGDTTTTVAVKRCKEIDKSRTMEFVQELVILCRVSHPNIVRLLGCCLHFEAPMLVYEFMQNGTLNDLLHGRPRRRVTLATRLRIAAEAAEALAHLHSPPHTTLHGDVKPENILLGDGLVAKVSDFGCSTIDDNIQVVPKGTLAYLDPEFLQDFQLTDKSDVYSYGVTLMELLTGKKPLAKEQKNLTIMFQESMGNGTLGELLDTDIVEEGAMGVIHQTAELASRCTSVPGKARPAMGQVAEELRRLSNIMPERSQALQALEGHGYSYTATENETTGFHSLGSKAALSTELAR from the exons ATGGCATGCCACGCAGTATTAGCACCCCTACTGTGGCTCAGCGCGGCGCTCGCGGCGCTGaggctccccgccgccgccggggcggGTGGACCGCTGCCGCCGCCTAGCGAGGGGTGCCTAAGACAATGTGGCAGCGTAGACATCCCTTTCCCGTTCGGCCATGGGCCTCCTCACTGCATGCTGCCGGGCTTCCTAATCGAGTGTCGGGACACCGGGAACGGCTCCCACAAGCCGTTCCTGGGAACTAGCAACGTCGAGGTCATCAGCATCTCCCTGCCGCTTGGTCAAGCCCAAGTGCTCAACTACATTTCTTCTTACTGCTACGACGCCGCATCTGGGAAGATGAAGCCCAGCGAGTGGTATTGGAACCTGACGGGAACGCCGTACACGTTGTCCGATACCGCCAACAAGTTCACGGTCTTGGGGTGCCGGACGCTGGCGTACATCGGCGACAGCATGGACGACGCAGCCACGTACATGACCGGGTGCGTGGCCATGTGCCGGCTTCCCGACCTGACGGCCCTTAGGAACGACTCCTGCTCCGGGATGGGCTGCTGCCAGACGGCCATCCCGAAGGGCCTGAAGTATTACCAAGTGTGGTTCGACCAGCGCTTGAGCACGTCGGAGAACCACAACGCCAGCCCCTGCAGCTACGCGGTGCTCATGGAGTCGTCCAACTTCACGTTCTCGACCAGCTACCTGACCACGTCGGAGTTACATGGTGGACAGGTGCCGGTGGTGCTTGACTGGGCCATCGGACACGATGACTGTGACGCGTGCGTTAGCAGCAACAGCCAGTGCTTCAGCGCAGCCGGTCGACGAGGCTACATCTGTAACTGCACAGAAGGTTTCCAGGGTAACCCTTACCTTCCGGACGGCTGCCAAG ATATTAATGAGTGCGATGATCCTGCTACGTACTCTTGCTTCGGAAATTGCATTAATACAAACGGCACATTCAACTGTTCTTGTCCTGTGGGTACCCGAGGAAATGCATCTATTGAAGACGGATGCCAGAAAGATCCTTTTCCCCCTCGAGCACGGCTAGCTGTTG GAATTGTGGCCGGTCTTTTGGTTGCTCTGATTGCTTTTCTTGCAACCGAAGTGCTCCTCCACAAACGGAGCAACAAAAGACAAGGTTACTTTGAGGAGCACGGAGGCCAGATGCTCTCACAAATTCTGAAAACAGAAGGCAACATCACCTTCACCTTCTACGACAGAGGAGACATCGTGAAGGCCACACGTAGCTTCCACAAGGCCAACATCGTCGGGGAAGGAGCACATGGGACCGTCTACAAGGCTATCATCGGCGTCGGCGACACCACCACCACTGTCGCGGTGAAGCGGTGCAAGGAGATCGATAAAAGCAGGACGATGGAGTTCGTACAGGAGCTGGTCATACTCTGCCGCGTCAGTCATCCGAACATCGTAAGGCTTCTCGGCTGCTGCCTGCATTTCGAGGCGCCCATGCTCGTGTACGAGTTCATGCAGAACGGGACCCTGAACGATCTGCTTCACGGGAGGCCCAGGCGCCGCGTGACGCTGGCGACCCGGCTGAGGATCGCCGCGGAGGCCGCGGAGGCGCTCGCGCACCTGCACTCGCCGCCGCACACGACGCTTCATGGCGACGTGAAGCCGGAAAACATACTCCTCGGCGACGGCTTGGTCGCCAAGGTGTCCGACTTTGGCTGCTCAACTATCGATGACAACATCCAGGTCGTGCCCAAGGGCACGCTGGCCTACCTTGACCCGGAGTTTCTGCAGGACTTCCAGCTTACTGACAAGAGCGATGTCTACAGCTACGGGGTGACGCTAATGGAGCTATTAACTGGTAAGAAGCCACTGGCCAAAGAACAGAAGAACCTGACGATAATGTTTCAGGAGTCCATGGGGAATGGCACCCTTGGTGAGCTCCTGGACACTGACATAGTCGAGGAAGGCGCCATGGGGGTGATCCATCAAACTGCGGAGCTAGCGAGCCGATGCACTTCTGTTCCGGGTAAAGCAAGGCCGGCCATGGGACAGGTCGCGGAGGAGCTCCGGCGACTGTCAAACATAATGCCGGAACGCTCTCAGGCGCTACAGGCTCTCGAGGGCCACGGATATAGCTATACTGCTACTGAGAACGAAACCACGGGATTTCATAGCCTTGGCAGCAAAGCCGCACTAAGCACAGAACTCGCCAGATGA
- the LOC133886982 gene encoding uncharacterized protein LOC133886982 encodes MELKSSPYLQPSSNLPSTRRNSFHGVGVDAAPGGERGGRNPFEPTFSDPLCSLNPKETSEFVRSSFPMATMARSSSSNGHGRHHEASTTSSSSSSTASAQRQRADQPQQHVVPATPGRLLQFFTSPAHHQQLVAPRKSVPSKWEDAEKWLRQSTDSDHHGGNVKAAFSRQRSGGLGQRGGGGEEEKRAPATVRRLVDGNALALYAPSAEVLLKDKFTDNEEPSKESFVFRSSYCEPPLAKGTAVQAVAAGDHRRDIGTEMTPLGSSTTSRCHTPIKSTSPARHNTPATRSGPLVPYNGGGSGGLDISELADCHLAKLDLGARFDAMLVNWSSKEEEEEEVSKSLRHFEATAGGGPPSDKRAGGAECRWEDDDRAKSCIRYQREEAKIQAWINLESAKAEAQSRKLEVKIQKMRSNLEEKLMRRMSTVHRRAEEWRATAQTQHLQQLRRAAENVRRLKATSHHRHLPGSDASSCGCFPCSSNIVSGNLLNYY; translated from the exons ATGGAGCTCAAGTCCTCCCCCTACCTCCAGCCTTCTTCAAACTTGCCCTCCACAAGAAGA AACTCATTCCATGGAGTAGGAGTTGATGCAGCACCtggaggagaaagaggaggcAGAAACCCATTTGAGCCCACGTTCAGTGACCCGCTCTGCAGCCTCAACCCGAAGGAGACTTCCGAGTTCGTTAGGTCCTCCTTCCCCATGGCCACCATGGCCAGAAGCAGCAGTAGCAACGGCCATGGCCGCCACCACGAGGCCTCCACCACTtcatcctcctcgtcctccacgGCCTCAGCGCAGAGGCAACGAGCGGACCAGCCGCAGCAGCACGTCGTCCCGGCGACACCGGGGCGGCTATTGCAGTTCTTCACAAGCCCTGCGCACCACCAGCAGCTCGTCGCCCCGAGAAAGTCGGTGCCGTCCAAGTGGGAGGACGCAGAGAAGTGGCTGCGGCAGTCGACCGACTCCGACCACCACGGCGGCAATGTCAAGGCCGCCTTCTCCAGGCAGCGGAGCGGCGGGCTGGGTcagagaggaggcggcggcgaggaggagaagagggcgCCGGCGACGGTGAGGAGGTTGGTGGATGGCAATGCGCTCGCGCTGTACGCGCCGTCGGCTGAAGTGCTCCTCAAAG ACAAGTTCACAGACAACGAGGAGCCGTCCAAGGAGAGCTTCGTGTTCCGGAGCTCGTACTGCGAGCCGCCGCTGGCGAAGGGCACGGCGGTGCAAGCGGTGGCCGCCGGCGACCACCGGAGGGACATTGGGACGGAGATGACGCCGCTGGGCAGCTCCACGACCTCCAGATGCCACACGCCGATCAAGAGCACGTCCCCCGCGAGGCACAACACCCCGGCGACCCGATCGGGCCCACTGGTGCCGTacaacggcggcggcagcgggggGCTGGACATCTCGGAGCTGGCGGACTGCCATCTCGCCAAGCTGGACCTGGGCGCGCGGTTCGACGCCATGCTCGTCAACTGGAgctccaaggaggaggaggaagaggaggtgtcCAAGAGCCTGAGGCACTTCGAGGCCACCGCCGGGGGCGGGCCACCTAGCGACAAacgcgccggcggcgccgaGTGCCGGTGGGAGGACGATGACAGGGCCAAGAGCTGCATCAG GTATCAGAGGGAAGAGGCAAAGATTCAGGCTTGGATAAACCTGGAGAGTGCCAAAGCTGAAGCACAATCAAGAAAGCTGGAG GTGAAGATTCAGAAGATGCGGTCGAACCTAGAGGAGAAGCTAATGAGGCGGATGAGCACCGTGCACCGGCGCGCTGAGGAGTGGCGTGCCACGGCGCAGACGCAGCACCTACAGCAGCTGCGGCGCGCTGCGGAGAACGTTCGGCGGCTCAAGGCCACGAGCCATCACCGTCATTTGCCGGGGAGCGACGCGTCCTCCTGCGGCTGTTTCCCCTGCAGTAGCAATATCGTCAGCGGCAACCTCCTAAACTATTACTAG